The DNA sequence AATCAACCCCAGCTGCCTTTATCATGACAGGCCCGGAACATCCTCCGCATACCTGAGCATTTCCATCCTGTgatctctccctcttccttctctgctggcTCAGGCACTGCTGGAAGGACAGTGGGGGTAGGGAGGCTGGACCAGGCACTGCCCCTGCCTCAGATCATCCATCACTTCTTCCCAAGACTTTGTTTATGCCATCCCTAGGGTCGGGAAGCGATCTGGCAGTTGATGACACACCTTCATGCCCTGGCAGGACACAGGATTTCTACAATCCTGCACTGAATAAATCCAAGCCAGAACCCAGTAGTCAGCACGGGGAAGGAGAGGGCAGGACACCCGCAGCCCTGCATTAGTCAGACCAATTCCCAGCCTTAATTCCATAGGTTTAGAGGGTCAGGTTTAGAGCCAACATGTTGACTAAGCAGCTTTTTTTCTAAGCCTCCTCCTTGACACAGCTAGACATTAACAGTCATCCACACTTTAACCAAGTCCACAGCATTCACAGTGCAGGATTTAGGCTGCAATCCCAACCCTCACCCTCTTTGCAAACATACGACAGTTCCCAGCAAGAAAACAAGGTTTGTTTATACtgctacatttttattaaagtaacAAAAGCATATGTCTGCCAAAGGATCTGTACATTCCGTATATAAAAACACTACTATACAATTAGTAACCATCCACTCCCTCCTCCAAGTGTAGCTTACAAGCTTTCTACCATTTTCACCAAATACAAAAAGCAGGTCCCGTTCAACAGTccagcttgtttaaaaaaaatgacaagaaacCCCTCAAATACACTGTCTTAAATACACACcattcagctctgcagctgagtATCAGGCTTGTAGGCAGAAGGCAACAGAGCACACTAATTCACAGCTTTTACATGTAACCAGCTACAAGAGAGAAATGGATTATACCCAAGTTTGGTTGGTTTATGAAGCTAAAACCAGACACCTTTAACATCAGACTCCTCCACACCAGGGACAAAAAGAATGAGACTGGGCTATTTTGGTTCGGGAAGTGGGGGCGTGTTAAGAGCCATTATAGTGTATTCCTTTGGTGTGGGCTGCTGTtcctgaaaagcttttctggtAAGAGGGAGGGAACAGAGTAAAGGGGGGGGGTAAATCTTAAGACTGCTTTGATCATGACAAATTGTAACCTGCACAAGTACCAGCCTTCAGGAAACTCCACATCCAGCCAAGGAGTCCAGCAAAGCAAACACCGCTCATCCTGGATGCGGTTCTCACAGGCTTTTCCACATAAGCAGGTTAAGTGAGGACCCCAAAAAGCACCGAGATCCCTTTTCCTTGAAAAGGGAATTTGCCTTTTGGAAGTTCCCAAGTACTCCCCTTTTGGTGAGGTCACCTATTGCACAAGTTCACCAAGAAAAAAGCCCCAGCACTTCATTTCAGCTTCTGCTTTGCTGACATGAAAAATTCAAGTGATGCAGAGGGAAGTGATGCAACTTCAGAGCCACAGTCTGCTATTACTGTTCAAGGACAAATAACTCATcacttgacattttaaaaggatctAAGAATTGAGGCTGGTTTTCCAGTTCTGGAATTCATGATTTGAAGCttacaaaaatctgaaattacttttccacATTAGTAGTCAGAGTTGGGGAGCTgtgctgaatttttaatatatttaaaaaagcaagctaaGAACTCTGGCAGATGGGAGGCTTCCTTCTCCCAGAACGCCCAAGATTTGGAAATATATTGCACAAATGTCTGAGAACTTGATTCATCAAAGGCTGGGCAAAAACAACTCCGGTTATGCCAGTCAGCTGCCAGGTCAGAAAagaggaaggtaaaaaaaaagtatgctgaAAGACAAATCTGGAAAGTTTCATTACAGACAACCATGTCAATGCCCTGCTTTTTCAATCACTTCTCCCAGGATCACTGGAGGAGCACCAGCTGGTTAGTAAAAGGCAACGGACGTACAACATCCTGGTAAAGGCTCATCCCCAACAGGTAGGTAAAGTTCTTGGGGCGGCACTTGCAGCTCCCACCCCATTTGCCAGAGCAGTTTAAGGGCCAAATCCCAAACAACGCTTGGGCAAAGTCTCCCTGAATACAAGTACCACTGGGACTCCAAGAAGAGTTTTGCTTGAATAGACagagcacaggagcaggcatTAATTGTGCAAAACAGTTATGTACCAAGAGATCAGAACCAAACGATGCCCCTTACCCAGGTATCAGTGGAGGCAGCTCCCAGGGACAGCCATGTGCTGGTCACCCAGAGGGGTAAGAGAGGGAAGAAGTGCTGTGACTTTAAAAGCACCATTAGGACACGAAAGTATCTGAGCATCCCACACACAGGGGGAAGAGAACCCCAGTACTTCTGATTTTAAGAGATAGGGTAAAGGGAGTTCTCACACACCAACCTCTACGGCACAAGGCGAGTTGCTTCAGCTCTTCTCCAGAAGTGACACAGCAAGTCGTCAGCACCGCATTAGGCAACTTTTGCAAGCAAGAGACCAGACTCCACTCTTGGCGCACAGAGAGGCCACCCAAGAGCGGGCCATAGGCTGATGGTTAAGCCACACATAGCAGAAAGGGTTTGTAATTCACAGCTATTCAGTGCTGGTTTCAGGGGCTGGAGTATCCTTCTTGGTGCGCAGCAAGCAGTGGGTGATAGCCAGGTACCGGGGAGCACCAGGGACAAACAGCACTCCAGTGCCACCACAGTAGCTACAGTATTCATCTTGGGGACCTTCTCTGCACAGCCTGACCCCCAGTGCATCTCTACCTTGCTCCACTTCACAGGACACCAATACTCATGTGGCCCCTTTCAGCCCAGCAGCAAACAGAAGATGGAGAGACTGGAGACAGGCCATGCTCCTCCTCACTTTGTGCTGGGAGTgggacagagcagagctgcaccaCTCATGGAGTAAGCGGGTCCAGAGATGTGCAACAGCAAAGGAGAGGGATCCCAGGGTCCCCAGCATCACCCAGCCCTGAGGCAAGGTTCCCCCAAACACTATCCAAGCCCCAGAAAGATCAGGCCAGCTGGGGAGTGTAGAAGTTAGTGGAGGAAAGACAGCAACTCCTTTGTCCCTTCCCCAACAGCAGGGCAATACGTGGTGCTACAGCAATACTGTTGGGTACCGGGATGGTGAGAAAGCGACACAGGCATCCCCCACCAAGCCACACTTCCCACCCTGGCTCTTCCCCCTCATCCTCCATTCCAAGCTACCCAAGTGAGCAAGCCAGCCCAAAATTGCTATCCAACACTAATTAGGTAGATATCGGCTTCATAATAAAAACTCATAAGCTtgcaacagctttaaaaaaggCACCTAGAACACCGCTTCTGTTCAAAGCGGTGCCCAATATTTTAATTGTGGATTTTCTcggatttttttaaaaaatataaatagctcTTCATCTTAAAAATAGATCCTCAGGTGAGGTATACAGTAGCCTGTGTCTTGGCAGTGTAAGGACAAGAGGAGTATTTAGCTGGAGACAGTCATAATGTAGTTTTTGGAAGGACTGGTGCGACCTAACATCATCTGGTTCTTACAGGTAAGCATCCCATAGGAGCTCACAGGTTTCGTTGCAGTCGCTTCATATAAGACACAGATGGAGCCATCCTCACCAATGCGGTATGAGACCTCGTAGGGGTCCACCCAGAGCGTGAGCTCGCTGGGCAGGAGCTGGTAGAGCTGCGGTAGACTGAGTCCAATCTGGCTAGCTGCCTTGCTGATAATGGGGTCCATTTTGTGATTGATCCGGATGCAGCGATACCCAGAACCTTTGAACGGTTTCTCAGGAAACCAGTGATGTTTGTAGTGCTCTGCAAGAGAAGCGAGAAGGGTAGAGCGGTGAGCAGGCACACAGCAGCTGTGAGGAGGTCTGCATCCTGCTGCAGTCCCAAGGGGGTCCCACACC is a window from the Balearica regulorum gibbericeps isolate bBalReg1 chromosome 25, bBalReg1.pri, whole genome shotgun sequence genome containing:
- the BTG2 gene encoding protein BTG2, giving the protein MTPPRAALSKGGAEPPAQTEPSRAEPIAAPQPARPLRRRPEPSMSQRQSQRRGGPRADMVPEIAAAVGFVSSLLRTRGCVSEQQLQVFSGALREALAEHYKHHWFPEKPFKGSGYRCIRINHKMDPIISKAASQIGLSLPQLYQLLPSELTLWVDPYEVSYRIGEDGSICVLYEATATKPVSSYGMLTCKNQMMLGRTSPSKNYIMTVSS